From Dermochelys coriacea isolate rDerCor1 chromosome 9, rDerCor1.pri.v4, whole genome shotgun sequence, one genomic window encodes:
- the LOC119860917 gene encoding cis-aconitate decarboxylase-like — protein MNLMMNLQSIKRIAHIKPISLMHELPAMKILQLSGSKLSSPYHFLRSQKVLASSRQVHKISAQVLESSAAEETVTTSFASFIHGVQPEHLTEVVRHRSKRMILDSIGVGLVGSTTRVFNIALRYCQQLYASNAVSSVYGRKGLKLSPALAAFTNGVAAHSMDFDDTWHPATHPSGAVLPALLAASQMLPPSSKPNGLDFLLAFNVGIEVQGRLMHFSTEAHNIPKRFHPPSVVGTMGSAAATAKLLSLNVTQCAHALAISASLAGAPMANAATQAKPLHIGNATRLGLEAALLAARGMEASPLILDDIPGCSGFSAFYGDYQPKTLPLPANSHEFLLEKQDVAFKRFPAHLGMHWIVDAAVSVRNLLINYSGSFSPSLIHAILLRIPVSKYINRPFPESEHQARHSFQFNACTALLDGEVGLNSFTDGCIHRQELTELLAKVLVEHPEDNIANFDKMYGEVALILENGDVLTGRCDTFYGHWRKPLSRESLLKKFRSNASHVLPEDKVNSIITTVDNLENLPDSSQLASSL, from the exons ATGAATCTGATGATGAACCTGCAGAGCATCAAGAG AATAGCTCATATAAAACCTATATCTCTCATGCATGAGTTACCTGCAATGAAGATACTTCAGCTGAGTGGCAGCAAACTTTCTTCTCCCTATCATTTCCTG AGATCCCAGAAGGTTTTAGCATCTTCCCGACAGGTACACAAAATTTCTGCTCAAG TGCTGGAGAGTAGTGCTGCAGAGGAGACTGTGACCACCAGCTTTGCATCCTTCATCCATGGAGTCCAGCCAGAACATCTGACTGAAGTTGTTCGTCACCGGAGCAAGAGGATGATCCTTGATAGCATTGGGGTTGGTCTCGTGGGCAGCACGACTCGTGTGTTCAATATCGCCCTGCGGTATTGTCAG CAGCTATATGCTTCAAATGCCGTTAGCTCTGTCTATGGCAGGAAAGGGTTAAAGCTGTCCCCTGCGCTGGCTGCCTTCACTAATGGAGTTGCG GCTCACTCTATggactttgatgacacctggcacCCTGCCACTCACCCCTCAGGGGCTGTGCTGCCCGCTCTTCTAGCCGCTTCACAGATGCTACCTCCAAGCTCCAAACCCAATGGCCTGGACTTCTTGCTAGCGTTCAATGTGGGCATTGAGGTGCAAGGAAGGCTTATGCATTTCTCCACAGAGGCTCACAATATTCCTAAGAG GTTCCATCCTCCCTCTGTGGTGGGCACCATGGGCAGCGCAGCCGCCACAGCAAAGCTTCTCTCTCTGAATGTGACCCAGTGTGCTCATGCCTTAGCAATTTCTGCCTCCCTGGCAGGGGCACCAATGGCAAATGCAGCCACCCAAGCCAAGCCCCTGCATATCGGCAATGCCACCCGCCTGGGGTTGGAAGCGGCGCTTCTGGCTGCTCGGGGAATGGAAGCCAGCCCCCTCATTCTGGATGACATCCCCGGGTGCTCTGGATTCAGCGCGTTCTATGGTGACTATCAGCCCAAAACGCTGCCCCTGCCAGCAAACAGCCATGAGTTCCTCTTGGAGAAGCAAGACGTCGCTTTCAAACGTTTCCCAGCCCACCTAGGGATGCACTGGATTGTGGATGCTGCCGTGTCAGTCAGAAACCTGCTCATTAAttattctggctccttctctccctctctgatcCATGCCATTCTACTGAGGATCCCAGTGTCCAAGTACATCAACAGGCCCTTCCCAGAGTCTGAGCACCAGGCTCGACACTCCTTCCAGTTCAATGCCTGCACTGCCCTGCTGGATGGCGAGGTGGGCCTCAACTCCTTCACTGATGGCTGCATCCATCGGCAGGAGCTGACAGAGCTGCTGGCCAAGGTGCTGGTGGAGCACCCTGAAGACAACATAGCCAACTTCGACAAGATGTATGGGGAGGTAGCACTGATCCTGGAGAATGGAGATGTGCTGACAGGAAGATGTGACACTTTTTATGGGCACTGGAGGAAGCCCCTAAGCAGAGAATCGCTCCTGAAGAAATTCCGATCCAATGCGTCTCATGTGCTCCCAGAGGACAAGGTGAACAGCATCATCACAACAGTGGACAACCTGGAGAACCTGCCAGACAGCTCCCAGCTGGCCTCCAGCCTGTAA